In the genome of Bradyrhizobium arachidis, one region contains:
- a CDS encoding phasin family protein produces MTDQGHERFELPPEMRSMAETSFRQAREAFEKLLANAEAAAGSIEERGASMRSGARDIGARAIAFAETNVQASLDYAQSLVHARDLSEVMRLHGEYVQGQMKTLAEQASEMGQIVSRAAMDATRAKH; encoded by the coding sequence ATGACCGACCAGGGACACGAGCGTTTCGAGCTTCCGCCGGAGATGCGCTCGATGGCGGAAACGAGCTTCAGGCAGGCGCGCGAGGCCTTTGAGAAGCTGCTCGCCAATGCCGAGGCCGCCGCCGGCTCGATCGAGGAGCGCGGCGCCAGCATGCGCTCCGGCGCCAGGGACATCGGCGCCCGCGCGATCGCCTTCGCCGAGACCAATGTGCAGGCCTCGCTCGACTACGCCCAGTCGCTGGTCCACGCCAGGGATCTGTCCGAGGTGATGCGGCTGCACGGCGAATACGTCCAGGGCCAGATGAAGACCCTGGCCGAGCAGGCCAGCGAAATGGGCCAGATCGTCAGCCGCGCCGCGA